The genomic stretch GGCCGCGGCCATCCGTTCCGGCGTAAACCGCGCGGCGCGAAGAGGNNNNNNNNNNNNNNNNNNNNNNNNNNNNNNNNNNNNNNNNNNNNNNNNNNNNNNNNNNNNNNNNNNNNNNNNNNNNNNNNNNNNNNNNNNNNNNNNNNNNGGGACGCACCCCCAAGCAACCGGGCAGGACGTAGGCGGCGCCCGGCGGCCTATTCGACGGCCCGGCGATACCCGTCCAGCGCGGCCGCGGCCATCCGTTCCGGCGTAAACCGCGCGGCGCGAAGAGGCCCCTCCCGGCGCGCCCGCTCCCGGAAGTCTCCGTCTGTCAATACGTGAATCAGGCCCTGCTCGATTGCGTCCACATCGCGGGGATCCACGTGATGCGCCGTGCCGCCGGCTACTTCCGCCAGCGCGGCGTCGGTCGATGCAAGGGTTGGTGTGCCGCATGCGAGCGCTTCAAGCACGGGTATGCCGAAACCTTCATACAGGGATACGTAGGCGAAGGCGTCCGCAGCCGCGTAGATCGCGGGCAGGTCCTCGCGCGGGACGTAATCGGTGAAGATCAGGCGGTCCTGGAGGTCGAGGCGGGCGATGGCGTCCACGGCTTCCTGGTAGAGCCAGGCGCGCTTGCCTGTAATCACGAGCGCGTGGTCCAGACCGTGCCGCTGCAGGCGCGCAAACGCTTGCGCCAGACGGACGAGGTTCTTGCGCGGCTGAATCAGCCCCACGTACAGGACGAAACGCGCGGGCAGCCGGTATTTCCTGCGAACGCGATCCAGCAGTTCCGGGTCTGCGGCGGGACGGAAGGCCATGTCCACGGGCGGTTGCACGAGGTCAAAGCGGTCTTCCGGGATGCCGTAGCGCGTCTGGATGTCTCGCTGGACCGCGCGGGTCAGCACGAAGATGCGCGCGGCGTGCCGGACCGTGAATGGCGTGAGCGCGCGCAGGCGGCAGCGGTCGGCCAGCGGCATCGTGCCGGGGAAATGAAAAGCCACGAGGTCGTGTAGGCTGACCACATAGGGGCAGGGCCGCCTCAGAGGAGCCGTGTACTGGATATGCACGAGGTCGAGCCGGACCTGCCTGCAGAGCCGCGGCAGCACGTACAGCATCCGTTTGTAAGAGGAGCGCGTGGGCAACGGGAACGCAGGAAAGGGGAGGCCTGGTTCCTGGTGGCCGGGGTTCAGAAAGACCGCGATATCCGCGTCGGGCGCGTGTGCGGCGAGGGCCTGAACCAGCGCGCGCATATAGGTCTCGTTCCCGCCCGCGCGTGTGCCCAGTACGTGCGCGTCTATGCCGGTTTTCATGGCGGGCGTCCCCGCTTTCACGCGCGCGGTTCGGGGAAATAGTGCGCCTCGATGAGGCAGCACAGCGCGTGCCACAGCGCGATATGCGCTTCCTGCACGACTTTGGTCGTGCCGCCGGGCGCGCGAATCGCCACATCGGCGCACGCGGCCATGCTGCCGCCCTTCGGCCCCGTCAGCGCGATAGTCACCGCCTCGTGCGCTCTCGCGACGGACATGGCCATCAGGCAGTTGCCCGCGTTGCCGGAGGTCGAAATGGCCAGCAGCACGTCGCCGGGCCGGACCAGCGCGTTCAATTCCTGCGCAAAGGCGATGTCGCGCAATGGGCAATCGTTTTCAATAGCCGTTTTCAGCGAGCCATTGAAGCCCAGGGCGTGCGCGCGCAGGCCGGCCTCAAGATGGGCGGCCAGGTCTTCGCCGCAAGGCAGGCCGGCGAGGCGCGCGGCGATGCCGGGAGGCAGGGGGCGCTTGCGCTCGAAGCTCTTGCAGAGCTCGCCCACGATGTGCATGGCGTCCGCGTTCGAGCCGCCATTGCCGCAGGTGTACAGGGTGTTGCCGCCGTCGTAGCAACGCGCGAGCGCGGCGTGCGCGTCGAGTAGCGCCGCCGCGCAGCCGTCCAGGTCGGGCCTGCGCCGCAGCATGTCGTCGAGGATGTCCTGTTCTATGGGAGAGAGGGCCGGCTTCACGCTGTATTCCTTTTCGTCAGGCTGCGCCGCATACGGAGCAACGCAAACGCGCACCGCTCTTGAGGCGCGTCTTGGCCGCGGACGGCATAGAGGCGGCACGGGCCGTTCTTTCAGAACAAGGTGCGGTGCTGAGAGGCATGGTAGCACGCCGGACCACCCTGCGGCATATCGGAAATCAGGAGGCAGCCGGGAAATGCGCGATTGCGCGGCAACACATGCGGAGCCGGCGCTTCCGCCCTACCGGGCGAAGGTACGAAGCTTCTACGAGATGCGCTGGTACAACGGCTACGTGTATTTCGGGGCGACGAACGCGCTGGCCTTGAGCGCGATGGCAGGCGCGGCGCGGCTGCTGGAAAACGTCCGTCTCCTGGAATGGGCGATGCTGCCTGTGGCGTTCCTCGCGGCCAACCTTGTCGAATGGCTGGCGCACCGGGGGCCGATGCACCGGCGCACGTGGTGGATACCGGTCTTGTTCGATCGCCACACGCTGGTGCATCACGTCTATTTTCCCCATGACGACATGGCCGTGCGCGGCCACCGCGAGTGGCTCTACGTGCTGTTTCCCGCGTTTGCGGTCGCCTTGGTTTTCGCCACGGCGGCGCCGCTTGCCCTGCTTGCGGGCCTGCTGTTCGGAAAGAACGCCGCTTGCCTGTTCTTTATCGTCGCCGTGGGCTACTACCTGCTCTATGAATGGCTGCATCTGGCCTATCACCTCCCGGAATCGTCGTGGATAGGCCGGTTCCCCGTTATTCAGTTCTTGCGGCGCCATCATCTGGCTCACCACCATCCGCATCTCATGCTGCGCTACAACTTCAATATCACATTTCCCGTCTGGGATTACGTGCTGGGCAGCGTATACCAAGAACGCGGGGAGCCGTGAGACTCCCGCGTAATGCGGGCATGAGGCGCGGCGTGATATCCTCTTACCGGAACCGCAATATCATATGGAATCGAGGGCTTCGTGAAAGCTTGTATCCTGTACGGCATCGGCGACCTGCGGTATGAAGAAGCGCCCACGCCCTTCCCCGGCGCGGGCGAGGTACTGCTGCGCGTAGGCGCGTGCGGCATATGCGGCTCCGACATTCCCCGCATCTTCTCCAAGGGAACGCACCGCTTCCCGCTTATTCCCGGGCATGAACTGGCGGGCACGGTTGAGACCGTGGGCGCCGGGGTCGACGGCTCGTGGGCGGGCCGCCGGGCGGCCGTGTATCCGCTGATCCCGTGCCGCCGCTGCGCGGCGTGCGAAGCGGGCGCGTATGCCCAATGCGCGGATTATGACTATCTGGGCTCGCGCTGCGACGGCGGCTTTGCTGAACTGGTGCGTGTGCCCGCATGGAACCTGCTCCCCGTTCCGGAAGGCATGCCGCTGCAGGAGGCGGCGATGGCCGAACCGGTGGCGGTGGCGCTGCACGCGCTGCGACGGGCCCGGCTCGAAGCGGGCGACACGGTGCTGATTACGGGCGCGGGCCCGATCGGCTTGCTGCTGGGCCAATGGGCGCGGATCTTCGGGGCCGGCCGCATCCTGATGACCGACATTGACATCGGCCGGCTGCGTTTCGCGCGGTCGCTCAAATTCGACCACCTGCATGACGCGGGTCAGGGCGACACGGCGGCGTGGGTGCGGCGCAAAACGAACGGGCGCGGCGCGGACGTGGCCGTCGAGGGCACAGGCGTCTCCACCGCGTTTGAGCAGTGCGTCCTGGCGGCGCGCACGTTCGGCCGCGTGGTCCTGATGGGCAATCCCCTGGGCGCGATGACATTGTCTCAGGACGCGTACTGGGCGGTGCTGCGCAAGGAGCTCGAGGTGGCGGGCACATGGAACTCGGTTTACGCGGAACTGCCGCGCAACGAATGGAAGCTCGCGCTCGAGCATATGGCGGACGGGCGGATTGAGGCCGGGCCTCTGATCACGCATCAGACGCCGTTGGACCGGTTGCGCGAGCATTTGGAGATGGTCCGGGACAAGAGGGCCTTTGCGTGCAAGGTCATGTGCGTCAACCATGGCTAAGTCGCCCGTGCAAAACCATGGCCCCGCTTTTTTCGCGAGGATGACACCAATGCCATGGAAGCGCCTTTGGGAAGACGTTTCCCCGGCTGCTTGTTGTTTACAGCATATTGGGGACTTGGGCGGTTTTCGAGGCGCCGCGCCCCGATCCGCCGGGAGATGCCGGTATGAAGAAGAAACAGGGTGATCCCATCTGGGACGCCATTCGCGCGGAGGCGACGGAAGACGCGCGCGTTGAGCCGATGCTGGCCAGTTTCCTGCACAGCGTTGTGCTCAATCATAAGACGCTCGAGGACGCGCTCAGTTTCCAGCTTGCGGGCAAGCTCGAGAGCCACACGCTGTCGGCAGTGACGCTGCGGGACCTTATCGACGAGGCCCTGAATAACGACGCGGGCATCGGCGAGGCGTTCCGCTCGGATATCCTGGCCGTGCTCGAACGGGATCCCGCCTGCACGAAGTACTCGACGCCGCTCCTGTATTTAAAGGGGTTTCACGCGCTTCAGGCCTACCGCGTCGCGCATTACTACTGGAACTGCGGCCGGAAACCGCTCGCATTGTTCTTGCAGAGCCGCATTTCCGAGGTGTTCGGCGTCGATATCCATCCCGCGGCGAGCGTCGGCAGGGGCATCCTTATCGACCACGCGACGAGCGTCGTAATTGGCGAAACGGCCGTCGTGTCGGATAACGTTTCGATGCTTCATGAGGTGACCCTCGGCGGAACGGGCAAGGAAAAGGGCGACCGCCACCCGAAGATCCGCGAGGGCGTGCTCATTTCCGCCGGGGCCAAGATTCTGGGCAACGTCACAGTCGGTGAAGGCGCGAAAATCGGTTCCTGCGCCGTCGTGCTGATGGACGTCGACCCGCATACGACAGTCGTAGGCGTGCCCGCCAGGCCTATCGCGGGCATGCTGCACGGACAACCCGCGCTCGAAATGGACCACCGTATCTGGATGAATTCGGAGAACCGCGAATAAGGCCGCGGGAGGGCCATGCCGGGACCTCCGGTGATTCGTCAGTGCGTGGGGAGCAAGACGACGTAGGTCGGCAGGCCCATGACGCCGAAGTATTCCATAACCTCGCTGGCAGGCATCGCGCCCGGGTCTTCCGCCTGGTACTTGATCTTCACGTAGCCGTCGAGCCGCTGCAGGACCGCGTCATTCTTGAGCGTGGACGTGTTCATGGCGAGGCAGTTCTTGCACCACGTTGCCCAGAAGTCGATA from Candidatus Hydrogenedentota bacterium encodes the following:
- a CDS encoding glycosyltransferase family 4 protein, with the translated sequence MKTGIDAHVLGTRAGGNETYMRALVQALAAHAPDADIAVFLNPGHQEPGLPFPAFPLPTRSSYKRMLYVLPRLCRQVRLDLVHIQYTAPLRRPCPYVVSLHDLVAFHFPGTMPLADRCRLRALTPFTVRHAARIFVLTRAVQRDIQTRYGIPEDRFDLVQPPVDMAFRPAADPELLDRVRRKYRLPARFVLYVGLIQPRKNLVRLAQAFARLQRHGLDHALVITGKRAWLYQEAVDAIARLDLQDRLIFTDYVPREDLPAIYAAADAFAYVSLYEGFGIPVLEALACGTPTLASTDAALAEVAGGTAHHVDPRDVDAIEQGLIHVLTDGDFRERARREGPLRAARFTPERMAAAALDGYRRAVE
- a CDS encoding SIS domain-containing protein, with the translated sequence MKPALSPIEQDILDDMLRRRPDLDGCAAALLDAHAALARCYDGGNTLYTCGNGGSNADAMHIVGELCKSFERKRPLPPGIAARLAGLPCGEDLAAHLEAGLRAHALGFNGSLKTAIENDCPLRDIAFAQELNALVRPGDVLLAISTSGNAGNCLMAMSVARAHEAVTIALTGPKGGSMAACADVAIRAPGGTTKVVQEAHIALWHALCCLIEAHYFPEPRA
- a CDS encoding fatty acid hydroxylase, translated to MRDCAATHAEPALPPYRAKVRSFYEMRWYNGYVYFGATNALALSAMAGAARLLENVRLLEWAMLPVAFLAANLVEWLAHRGPMHRRTWWIPVLFDRHTLVHHVYFPHDDMAVRGHREWLYVLFPAFAVALVFATAAPLALLAGLLFGKNAACLFFIVAVGYYLLYEWLHLAYHLPESSWIGRFPVIQFLRRHHLAHHHPHLMLRYNFNITFPVWDYVLGSVYQERGEP
- a CDS encoding galactitol-1-phosphate 5-dehydrogenase — translated: MEGFVKACILYGIGDLRYEEAPTPFPGAGEVLLRVGACGICGSDIPRIFSKGTHRFPLIPGHELAGTVETVGAGVDGSWAGRRAAVYPLIPCRRCAACEAGAYAQCADYDYLGSRCDGGFAELVRVPAWNLLPVPEGMPLQEAAMAEPVAVALHALRRARLEAGDTVLITGAGPIGLLLGQWARIFGAGRILMTDIDIGRLRFARSLKFDHLHDAGQGDTAAWVRRKTNGRGADVAVEGTGVSTAFEQCVLAARTFGRVVLMGNPLGAMTLSQDAYWAVLRKELEVAGTWNSVYAELPRNEWKLALEHMADGRIEAGPLITHQTPLDRLREHLEMVRDKRAFACKVMCVNHG
- the cysE gene encoding serine O-acetyltransferase, with translation MKKKQGDPIWDAIRAEATEDARVEPMLASFLHSVVLNHKTLEDALSFQLAGKLESHTLSAVTLRDLIDEALNNDAGIGEAFRSDILAVLERDPACTKYSTPLLYLKGFHALQAYRVAHYYWNCGRKPLALFLQSRISEVFGVDIHPAASVGRGILIDHATSVVIGETAVVSDNVSMLHEVTLGGTGKEKGDRHPKIREGVLISAGAKILGNVTVGEGAKIGSCAVVLMDVDPHTTVVGVPARPIAGMLHGQPALEMDHRIWMNSENRE